AcatatgaaaaagaaattacacACTTCCATTAAAAAATAACCATATCGTTATCTGTTTATTAATGGACAGCCATCAACATCTACTCTCTAAATTTTGGGGAGTGAAATGTCACTTTTTTGTGATGAAAACCGCGCTACTCTGACAAAAGTGACATTTTACTCAAAGAAATTTAAAGAGCTTCCTgattttcttccaatttttctgcatttttataataaattgaatgTCTCAGTTTCTACTCCGCAAAATTTAAAGAGTAAATAGAAGAATTCTTTAACACctttaattttcaatgaaaacaaaaaaaacgaagaaaaaataaaggttTTCCTGAAAGTTGTCCAAATTCGTGTCAgcaaaaattaaagaaaattctAATACACACTAGTTTTCATCTGAAAACttagaaaaaactgttttaaaaCATAGATTGAGTAAACAGCGAGCATTACTTTCATCTTCTGTTGCATGAGCCCCTTCCTTGATATAGATATCCAGTTTGAATGAAGCGATTAAGTGACGTTCTAATTTAACACGGATACAGAGACCGATGAGCGTAGCTAAGGAACAGTGTGGTACTGTTGGGTTAAACTCAATTCGAATCACTGAGACACCTTTTGTTGTCGGTTTATTTATGTAGACGCAATCCTCATACACAACATCCAGTTCTTCAAGGGTTTGGGGTTTTTCGGGGTCTTTTATTGTTCGGAGCAAATCTAGAAACATTTGAcatgaattgaaaaacgaaatcaataataaaagaataacgttgaaaaaatttatgataaaACAACGGATAAATGACAATAGTAGATTAGAGGTTAGAAGAGAGATTTGATCACAGATTACGCAGAACTtagggaaattttttataattataattcaaggTTACAACTTATATATTATTCGATGATTTGGGCAAAATCACAAACCATAAATAGTTTCCCTCAGCTCATTTTCATCCTTCAATAATAAATTGCTCTGGTTTTTAGCTTTCAAAAGATCTTCTGGGGTGGCCATAACTCCGTACGGCAGTATGCCTTCCTTAACTTTGTCCGATAACGACAATTTACGAAAAAACGATAACATACTTATTTTTCACGTAccaacgaaaaataaaaaaaaattaacacatataggtatatgtactGTTACGAAATCAAACCAATTTCGTGTGGTGTGTACAGATTTCCAAAGTCCAAGTGGTCCAAATCAGTCCAAATCATCCAAAACTACTCGAGCTATCATGAACTATCAACACTGGTCGCACTCAGCTGCACTGATTAACTTCGAGTCACGAACTGTATATTCACATAGATTGACTTCAAGTAAGTTTCTAGAGAGGCCCCATGACCGAACTAGACCCAATGTTCACGGGGAGCAAAATACCGCTGCAGCAAGCAGCGCGATAGCGAAAAATTGCCCGTAAAAATGTGTCGGCAGCGGCAGAGTTTTCACGAAGTTCGATAAAATGTTAATTCCGTCAAAACATGACGGAATGCTGTCAACGAAATTCGGAAtctatgaaattttattcattgcgATCCGTTGTCATCCCGATCTGTCGATCCGTCGTTGCCATGCAACAACACCCTTATTAGGGTACGTACCAAACTTAACTGGCACTGCACAAAACTCCCTAGCTGAGAGGCAGAGCTAATCACGAACCCGGCAGTGCAAAAGAGACAAAAATTGTTGACAGCACCTGACAGCACTAGGAGCTAATAACTAATCGGAACGCACCCTGAGTTCAATTGGGTATGGGTTCAGGTTCATGTGAATTCAACGTAGTTAGCGCTCATTTCACCCAATCCCAATCCGAGTCGGACCAGATTTGAACCCTCGATGGAAACATAAGATAGCGAACATGATTACgtattttataaaacaaataaatcaaGTTAGGAATATTAATTTGGCCTcgcaaatattcaatttcattgtttattCGCAAGTATATTCGAATCCCACAAACAGCGGCTCGTTACTAAAGACCAATTTTGATCCAAATAGGATGTAAAAAATCGATCACATTTCATCAATTTAGCTCGACGTGTTACATAaagtttataatttcttttcttctctttcctaGCAATTAGCGCTACAGTAATTTCTCGTTCATTCTCGTCAACACCGTATGACGAATCATGCTACACATGATTTCTATCAGAAGATGTAATGCAGCACGGATagcatggaaaaaaatttccacccaTTGTGTGAACCGCGACCATTATGACCGCAGggtaggaatttaaaaatgCGTTCTAATCTCGAAGGTTAAAcagagaaattaaaatattctttaacGACGCGTTTATTCAACGGTGTAAtctcaattttaaattttataagaaaaatttcatagaaGGTTGAACCCATTTGTCCAATACCAATGCTGTACATTCAAAAGACGGAGAAGCTTGTATATTCGTCGGATCTAGGTTAGGTTACGTCGAATCGAGTGAAGAGCATAAGGCATATGTGATAACACATCtgtacacacgcacacataaACACAGCTGCAGCGGAGAACCGTCAAAGCAGAAATGTCAAACATCATGTTTCACAAAAGAACTTCAGGGACCCGGTAGACGTTCGgtgttttgataaaaattgcttACTCGCTGCCAGTCGTGATACGCAATATCATCAACGCGTTCAATATCATCCACCTAAAAATGAACGTCGAGGAAAACAGGTTAAGAACGTTTTCGGACTGGCCGTCGAACGCGGCGGTCGACTGCAACCGCATTGCCAGGGCCGGATTTTACTATACGGGTCGGAGCCTTGAGGTTCAATGTTTTTTATGTGGTGGCAAAATAACCGAATGGAATTATGGGGACCAGGTGATGGCTCGCCACCGTCAGCTCGATCCGAATTGTCCCTTTGTTCTGAATCCATCTAGCACTTGCAACGTACCATTAGTCTCGTCGCCAAATCCTCtatcctcctcctcgtcatcgtcgtcgtcatcaGTCTCTCGGCAGCAGTCGAACAACCGTAACCCGATACCAGCCGTGTCTGCAGCCGTAAGAAGAAGCCAGGAACCGAGAGCAGAGTACAGAACCGAGGCTCAGAGACTGAGATCGTTCATCAATTGGCCTGTGCCAATGATCGTGTCACCAGAAAGCCTTGCCAAAGCAGGATTTTATTACCTTCAAGAAGCCGACATGGTAGGAAAATGCTAGAACATTCAATGGTTTGctcgtttcttttatttttggatTATCATAATTGAAATATAACTTATATGAGTGTATAGTTTATTgatatccttttttttttctaggtGGAGTGTGCATTTTGCCGTGGTATTATCATGAAGTGGGAATCTGGCGACGAACCTGACAGAGAGCACAGAATTCACTTCCCAACCTGTGATTTCTACCTACAtagagaaaataatgaatgtAAATCATTCTTATCGATTTGCCGGGTTTTCTAACTTTATCAGCAGGGTAGAAAAACcacctcttttttttccaatcaattaTGTCTGCAGGGCTTGTAGCCGATTATTTTCCTCGCGTTTGATTACTTGTCCTTGCGTTTTCAATCAAATGGTAACTTGgactagattttttttttggtaatatTTACATTTGCAACAGCGTTGTATGAATGGTCGAAAACTTAAAACAATGAAATATCAAGAATAGTGCAGAGATCTGCTAAATGCAAGTAGTATCGGTGAcactttttcatcaattttaccACAAGGTGAATCAGAAAACATATGAAACACGTACAGAGTATTTTAGCTCAGTTTAACTAACCAtgagacttttttttacatatacTACTAgttttaataacaatatctGATTAATTTGAGAGACTTTCATTTCCGCATTCTCAAAAACTTCCTTTCTATTATGATAATTGTATCAAAAAcattcaaattcaatattttccaatcgCAAAATATACTTGCAGGAAAAAAGGttgagaataatttcaaatttaaaaaaaatacttcatgtcaaaattaaaaacttgcaAAACTGTTGTTCAGACACAATTGATGTcctcaaaaaaattacacatacGTAGCTCGATAAACAGTTCAATAACCCTACAGAAAACTGCATTTCACAACAAAAATCATAATTCAGACGGATGATTTAATATGGAACAGTCAAACGAAAATATGAATGATTCTCTGATTCTTtgatttaacaaaataaagcctcgccattttgttttttcaattttatgctAGGGGTTGGCTAATAacatgtttttctttcaacactTCAGAATCTGTAACTCAGgaattattaatgaaaaaat
This region of Neodiprion virginianus isolate iyNeoVirg1 chromosome 7, iyNeoVirg1.1, whole genome shotgun sequence genomic DNA includes:
- the LOC124309647 gene encoding MIP18 family protein galla-1, which produces MLSFFRKLSLSDKVKEGILPYGVMATPEDLLKAKNQSNLLLKDENELRETIYDLLRTIKDPEKPQTLEELDVVYEDCVYINKPTTKGVSVIRIEFNPTVPHCSLATLIGLCIRVKLERHLIASFKLDIYIKEGAHATEDEINKQINDKERIAAAMENPNLRDLVEKCIQEEE